TTTTTGATAAAAATTAATATCTGTAGGTTGGGTTGACGTAAGGAAACCCAACATTAAATTGGTTGTGTGGTTGTGCTTCGCTAACTACAATCTCAATTTCTCCTTTTGAATCAATAAGCAATCTTCAAGTCTTTGCAATTGCTGCGCTACACTTTGTTTCGCTCGCAATGACAGTTGGATATTTTTTTAGTGTGAATCAAGGTGGTGGGTTGGGTTGCGCTTTGCTTAACCCAACCTACGGAAATCCTAAGATTTTATTATCATCCCTGTCCTGTCCCAATAATCAACAATGCGCTGATTTACTTCTGTAAATAATTTGCGAGTTGCTTTAAATTCTCTTTTCCCTTTCAAGAAATCTAAGAAACTAGCATGATAGATGCTGTAACAAATATCTTCATCTATGGTTTGCAGTTTCAAATATTCAATCCATTCATTTAAAATATTCTGCACATCACATTCATCTTCATTAACGATCTCAAAAAGCATCTCACCGGATATCGGTGTACCAATTTCCACTAAAATAAACAGAATCATTACTCTCATTTTTTTAGATGAATCATTCATATTCATCCGGTTCCAATGAGTTTGATAATAATTTTCTAAACCTTGGGGTAGTTGGGTTAAATTCAAATCGTTATAATCACCCTCTGCTATAGCTGGTAAAACATAGCGCAGGTACATAAAATTATTTTCGCTCTTGGTTGCTAACTGATTTACAAAAGCGTCAGGAGTAATATTTTTGTTTTCTATCCAAGTTTGTAATCCGGCTTTGTGTTCTGGATCATTGTTTAAACAGAAACGAATATACTCTTGAATATCATGCTGATTTTCTTGGTCATATTTACTATCAGTTAAATCTAAATATTCTTTTTTCAATCCTTCAGTATAGAGTCGTTCTTGAGTTGGTTCAAAATGTCGTCTGGTCAGGAAAAAATAAACATTATTTGGCAGAGTTTTCGGTAAATATAAGATATTTTCTACTCCTTCTTTTTGGTCTACTTCATCTAACGCATCAACAACAATAATTAATTTTTCATTAGTGCTAAGTTTTGCGGTAGCTTCGGTCAGTAATGTTGATAAATCCGCAGTTTCAACATTTGCTAATTTATAGCGGTTAATCAGTTGTTTACGAATACTTGCCAGAAACAATTCAGGACGGTTACTACCATCTACTAAGACGTTAAAATAACAAATTGTTTGATGTTCAATAACGTATTTTGCAGCAATGGTACTTTTGCCCATTCCGGCATGACCTTTAACTATAAAATAGCCCTTTTTATTGGCGTTGATGAATTCTTCAAACTTAGCAAATACAAATCCGCGACCGCAGAATGATTTGATTTTTTCTTCAATTAGTGATTGAAATTCCGGTGGATACGGATATCTTTGATCTCTATCACGTAAAACTTCCGCAGGTGTCCTCGTGCGTTTGGCTACGCTAACAAAAACTTGATAAAATTCTTCAAATTCTTGACGAATATTAATATTTTCTAATTCTCTTATTTCATCTCCCAAAATATTCCAATCTAGAAAATGTTCTATTTCTGGAGTCAAAATTAAGGGATGATCGGCATTAAAATCTTTCCAGAAAGCTTTTTGAATTTCTTTTTCTCTAAAAAGTTTCAGTAGTGGTTCAGGCTTATATACTCCATATTCTATTAAAGCATAGACATAAACGCTAATAGGATCATCTGGCGGTTGAATCGGATCAATCCCTAATTCCTTGACAATTTTGATTACATTTTCATTCCGTTGTGCTTGCTTGATAGCCAGGGTAGCAGTTGCAGGAGCAATTTTAGCGATCGCACTAATTACTGAGTTTATTTCCATTTTAGCGATAATATGATAGAAATTCACACCTATACTCGATCCTAACGGTAGATGGCAACATTTAGCTAACACAATATTTATTATTTTTATCTCGTTCCCAGGTCTCTGACTGGGAATGAATAAGATAAGGCTCTGCCTTCAATGAGATAAGATGGAGGCAGAGCCTCATCAACTGCATTCCTAGTCAGAGACTAGGAACGAGATAAAGATTTATTATTTTCAGTTATTATTTGGTATATACCCTATAAAATTATGTGTTCCCCGCACTGTTATGGAAAACCAAATAGGATTTTTGTTAAAGTTGCTATTATTTTCGACTTTGCTCTCGGTATTAATTAAATATGCTTGTCCGTTTTTAGGGATTCCAGCAACGGTGACAAATGTGTTAATTATGGTTTTGTTACCAACTATAATTATGGCCACTGTTCTCCTGTGGCGAATACCCAGACAAAAGCAAAATTAACGGAAAAAATATAGTCCGTGTTGCTAAAATCAGCTAACCTAACTGCATTGTCATCAAAAGGCATTTTACCAAGCTGGGAGTCTTGCTTGTGAATCTTGGTCAATGGATAGGCTTAATTGCCTTAGTTATATCTTTATATGTATTGTGGCAACTTCGTGACGTTCTGCTACTAATATTTGCGGCGGTTGTTTTAGCGACGACTTTAAATCGTCTCGCCCGGCGCTTTCAAAGTTTAGGAATAAAACGAGGATTATCAGTTTTATTAGCTGTAGGGATTTTCTTTGCGGGTGTTGTCTGTTTTTTCTGGTTAATCGTACCACCTTTTATCCAGCAATTTCATGAACTCACTTATCGAGTTCCCCAAGGATTTGGGCGGTTTAATAGTTGGATTGATGTCCAAAGAAGTCATATTCCTGCACAATTATTACCTTATATACCGGATCTGAATAGTTTAATTGAACAAGCCCAACCGCTATTTAATCGCTTATTAGGTAATTCTTTTGCTTTTGTTTCTGGATCTTTAGAAGTTGTTCTCAAAATTCTATTAGTCCTGGTGTTAACAGGAATGTTTTTAGTTAATCCTGATGCTTATCAAAAAGTATTTATTCGCATATTTCCCTCCTTTTATCGGCGGCGGGTAGGGGGGATTGTACAGGAATGTGAAGTTTCTTTAGGAGGATGGGTGACTGGTGCTTCTATTGGTGTTTTGGTGGTAGGGCTGATGAGTTTGGTGGGTTTATCAATTTTAGGAGTGAAGGCTGCACTAGCTTTGGGCGTGTTAGCGGGATTTATGAATTTAATTCCTAATTTGGGTCCAACTATGAGTGTAGTCCCAGCAATGGCGATCGCTCTTTTGGATAATCCCTGGAAAGCTGTTGCTGTGTTTATTCTCTACTTTATTATTCAACAGACTGAGAGCAATTTTATCACACCTGTAGTCATGGCACATCAAGTGTCTTTACTACCAGCAGTTACTTTAATTTCTCAGTTATTTTTTGTGACATTTTTTGGATTTTTAGGATTATTTTTAGCACTTCCTCTGACGGTTGTTGCCAAAATTTGGGTACAAGAAGTATTAATTAAAGATGTGTTAGATAATTGGAATAATAATGAAGAAGATCATCCAGAATTAACTATAGTTGAGGAATATTCGGATATCAATGATCAGGTGTAAAAGTTGAGACTCCTGACTGGGCGCAGACCCTGCGCCCCTACTTAGGTGAATCTTGCTGTATCAACCAAAACCAGGAATTAACCGCTTTAAGGCGCGACCAGCGACATCACTATAACGTAATTCTCCACAGAGGATTTTACCCATGATTTGAGCGCCAGAGGGGCGTTTGACACCGACCTTGTAGCCAACACCAGGGAAGCGATAGAATGCCCCTGCTAGTTTTTGCGCCCAAGCCATATCATTTCCCCATTGTTCGTTAATGGCATTGGTATAGTTTTCGAGGGCGTGAATATCACCATTTAAAGCATCGTGAATAAATCCTGCGGCAAGAACGGCGCTAAAAATGGAGGGACGAATACCTTCGGCGGTAAAGGGATCAACTAGACAGGCTGCTTCTCCAGCTAAAACTGCATTTTGGGTATGGAGTTTTTGGTTTCCATCCCAAATACATAGAGGATGACCGTATTGTTTACTAGTTTTGATATCTAAATTAAAAGATTTGGCATATTCATCTAAAATTTTCTTAAAGTCTTGGGGTTCGCCACCCATAAAAGTGCCGACTCCGATAGAATGACAGTCAGTTTTGGGGAAGTTCCAGATATAGCCGTTTTTGACCAAGCCAAACTCAAAGTGAATTGTGGTTTTTTTCTCGACAATTGCCGGAATTTCTGCTTCTAATGCTCCGGCTAATCGGCGTTTGCGTTCTTTAAAACCTAGCCATTTAGCCATAGAACCTTTTGCACCATCAGCGGCGATGAGATAACGACCAGCGACTATCCCTGTGGTGGTGGTAA
The DNA window shown above is from Anabaena sp. WA102 and carries:
- a CDS encoding ATP-binding protein translates to MEINSVISAIAKIAPATATLAIKQAQRNENVIKIVKELGIDPIQPPDDPISVYVYALIEYGVYKPEPLLKLFREKEIQKAFWKDFNADHPLILTPEIEHFLDWNILGDEIRELENINIRQEFEEFYQVFVSVAKRTRTPAEVLRDRDQRYPYPPEFQSLIEEKIKSFCGRGFVFAKFEEFINANKKGYFIVKGHAGMGKSTIAAKYVIEHQTICYFNVLVDGSNRPELFLASIRKQLINRYKLANVETADLSTLLTEATAKLSTNEKLIIVVDALDEVDQKEGVENILYLPKTLPNNVYFFLTRRHFEPTQERLYTEGLKKEYLDLTDSKYDQENQHDIQEYIRFCLNNDPEHKAGLQTWIENKNITPDAFVNQLATKSENNFMYLRYVLPAIAEGDYNDLNLTQLPQGLENYYQTHWNRMNMNDSSKKMRVMILFILVEIGTPISGEMLFEIVNEDECDVQNILNEWIEYLKLQTIDEDICYSIYHASFLDFLKGKREFKATRKLFTEVNQRIVDYWDRTGMIIKS
- a CDS encoding AI-2E family transporter, whose product is MNLGQWIGLIALVISLYVLWQLRDVLLLIFAAVVLATTLNRLARRFQSLGIKRGLSVLLAVGIFFAGVVCFFWLIVPPFIQQFHELTYRVPQGFGRFNSWIDVQRSHIPAQLLPYIPDLNSLIEQAQPLFNRLLGNSFAFVSGSLEVVLKILLVLVLTGMFLVNPDAYQKVFIRIFPSFYRRRVGGIVQECEVSLGGWVTGASIGVLVVGLMSLVGLSILGVKAALALGVLAGFMNLIPNLGPTMSVVPAMAIALLDNPWKAVAVFILYFIIQQTESNFITPVVMAHQVSLLPAVTLISQLFFVTFFGFLGLFLALPLTVVAKIWVQEVLIKDVLDNWNNNEEDHPELTIVEEYSDINDQV
- a CDS encoding geranylgeranyl reductase family protein, whose protein sequence is MYDCIIVGAGPAGGTAAYHLAKKGRSVLVLEKESLPRYKPCGGGVSPSVAQWFDFDFSPAISTKADSLRFTWQLGDPVEAKIDTKEPVWMVRRDIFDHFLIQQAQNQGAELRDKTEVRGIEFKNDAWQVTTTTGIVAGRYLIAADGAKGSMAKWLGFKERKRRLAGALEAEIPAIVEKKTTIHFEFGLVKNGYIWNFPKTDCHSIGVGTFMGGEPQDFKKILDEYAKSFNLDIKTSKQYGHPLCIWDGNQKLHTQNAVLAGEAACLVDPFTAEGIRPSIFSAVLAAGFIHDALNGDIHALENYTNAINEQWGNDMAWAQKLAGAFYRFPGVGYKVGVKRPSGAQIMGKILCGELRYSDVAGRALKRLIPGFG